One window of Medicago truncatula cultivar Jemalong A17 chromosome 2, MtrunA17r5.0-ANR, whole genome shotgun sequence genomic DNA carries:
- the LOC25485926 gene encoding heterogeneous nuclear ribonucleoprotein U-like protein 1: MNMHGSIGFCKNGKWLGTAFQFDVDAIGLGGVDSCFSKAALFPHALLKNVIVQMQFSVEQGLVPPEGFRPWALAGADGNMDMGPLLSDPKDCELMIMMVGLPASGKTTWAEKLMKDHPEKRYVLLGTNLLLEQMKTNVYKTARKCKLRPFSDYQKIAVVVFPKPEELKRRYEKGSKEMGKEVPTNELSKMIANYVVPKSKDMPYANEYFDMVLFVELNRDESQKYLDQMKQDIPSLPNNSPSTALPNQGSLKGLYLLTVRSPSPRGLYSNNEASHFPGGNAGYSQTYNAVSTCDIRTYGNAVLGSQYRPSIAQGDMGFHGRPYVEYKDFQPGQHTLAAATCKIVIAKWNNYGYLFVLVFSTLTTK; encoded by the exons ATGAATATGCATGGTTCTATTGGTTTTTGTAAGAATGGTAAATGGTTGGGTACTGCGTTTCAATTTGATGTCGATGCTATTGGTCTTGGAGGGGTGGATTCTTGTTTTTCGAAGGCTGCACTTTTTCCGCATGCTCTATTGAAAAATGTTATTGTTCAGATGCAGTTCAGTGTTGAACAAGGACTTGTTCCTCCCGAAGGGTTTAGACCTTGGGCCTTGGCTGGTGCAGATGGAAACATGGATATGGGACCTTTGCTTTCTGATCCAAAAGATTGtgaattgatgataatgatgGTGGGATTACCGGCATCAGGTAAGACTACATGGGCTGAAAAATTGATGAAAGATCACCCGGAAAAGCGTTATGTTTTGCTTGGCACAAACTTACTTCTTGAACAGATGAAG ACGAATGTGTACAAAACTGCACGCAAGTGTAAGCTAAGGCCATTTTCCGATTATCAAAAG ATTGCTGTTGTCGTGTTTCCAAAGCCAGAAGAGCTCAAGAGACGGTATGAAAAAGGATCTAAAGAAATGGGCAAAGAAGTTCCAACTAATGAGTTGAGTAAAATGATAG CTAATTATGTTGTACCTAAAAGCAAGGATATGCCTTATGCAAATGAGTATTTTGATATG GTTTTGTTTGTAGAACTGAACCGAGATGAATCTCAGAAATATTTGGATCAGATGAAGCAAGATATTCCATCTCTACCCAATAACAGCCCGTCAACTGCATTGCCAAATCAAGGAAGTTTGAAAGGTTTATATCTACTCACA GTTAGGTCACCCTCTCCTCGTGGACTTTATTCCAACAACGAAGCATCTCATTTTCCTGGAGGGAATGCTGGTTACAGTCAAACTTATAATGCCGTTTCTACATGTGATATCAGGACTTATGGAAATGCTGTTTTGGGTAGCCAATACAGGCCAAGCATTGCACAGGGCGATATGGGTTTTCATGGAAGACCTTATGTTGAATACAAAGATTTCCAGCCTGGCCAGCATACACTTGCAGCAGCCACATGCA AGATTGTTATTGCCAAGTGGAACAACTATGGATATCTGTTTGTGTTAGTTTTCTCAACACTCACTACCAAATGA